In the Zestosphaera sp. genome, one interval contains:
- a CDS encoding alanine--glyoxylate aminotransferase family protein: MNQERLNRKVIDEVQKIVWPRPLKLFTAGPVACFPEVLEVMKLQMFSHRSKEYRELHKDTVERLAKFVEADEGVVILFPSSGTGVMEASVRNFVSLGGSVLTTIIGEFGSRYREVVESNGRRAITLEKDAGEPVFPEELDEALRKHPEVEAVTITYNETSTGVLNPLKELAEVAKKHGKLVFVDAVSAMGAAEIKFDAWDLDVVFTSSQKAFGVPPGLAIGIFSKEALKKAETIPNRGWYFDVLKYLHYQEKEWSTPSTPPIPQIIGLNVMLRVVDEMGGKSVWLSMYSERAKMVREGVKGLGLELFARRGYESPTITSVKSPEGIDGYEVYSRVRERGYEIAAGYGKFKKTSFRIGHMGYMPREYIEEVLDVIKEVLVELGWVSRK; this comes from the coding sequence TTGAATCAAGAAAGACTAAACCGTAAGGTGATTGACGAGGTCCAGAAGATTGTCTGGCCAAGACCTCTCAAGCTTTTTACCGCAGGTCCTGTCGCATGCTTTCCAGAAGTTCTTGAGGTCATGAAACTTCAGATGTTTAGTCACAGGTCTAAAGAGTATAGGGAGCTACACAAAGATACTGTTGAGAGGTTAGCTAAGTTTGTTGAGGCTGATGAAGGCGTTGTTATCTTGTTCCCTAGTAGTGGTACTGGAGTAATGGAAGCTAGTGTGAGAAATTTTGTTTCGTTAGGTGGCAGTGTTCTCACTACAATAATAGGTGAGTTTGGTTCTAGGTATAGAGAAGTAGTCGAGAGTAATGGTAGGAGGGCTATTACTTTAGAGAAGGATGCTGGTGAGCCCGTCTTCCCGGAAGAGCTGGATGAAGCTTTAAGAAAACACCCTGAAGTAGAGGCTGTGACCATAACGTATAATGAGACTAGCACAGGTGTCTTGAACCCGCTTAAGGAATTAGCTGAAGTCGCTAAGAAACATGGTAAGCTAGTCTTCGTAGACGCTGTCTCAGCTATGGGGGCTGCTGAGATAAAGTTTGACGCATGGGATCTCGACGTGGTGTTCACGAGTAGTCAGAAAGCTTTCGGCGTTCCTCCAGGTCTTGCTATCGGGATATTCAGTAAGGAAGCCTTAAAGAAGGCTGAGACTATACCTAATAGAGGTTGGTACTTCGACGTACTGAAGTATCTGCACTACCAGGAGAAAGAGTGGTCAACTCCTTCAACGCCGCCAATACCTCAGATAATAGGACTCAACGTCATGTTGAGAGTAGTTGATGAGATGGGCGGTAAGAGTGTCTGGCTCTCCATGTATTCTGAGAGAGCTAAGATGGTTAGAGAAGGGGTTAAGGGGCTGGGTCTAGAGCTCTTTGCTAGGAGGGGTTATGAGTCGCCGACCATAACCTCCGTCAAGTCTCCTGAAGGTATTGACGGCTACGAGGTTTACAGCAGGGTTCGCGAAAGGGGTTATGAGATAGCAGCTGGTTACGGGAAATTTAAGAAGACTTCTTTCAGGATAGGTCACATGGGCTACATGCCTAGAGAATACATAGAAGAGGTACTAGACGTGATCAAAGAAGTGTTGGTAGAGCTCGGGTGGGTGAGTAGAAAATGA
- a CDS encoding metal-dependent transcriptional regulator, which produces MRTKDLSESVEDYILTVYRLEVLYGKAKTSQIARELGLKEGTVSKVLKKLRESEFVVLNRYRGVKLSELGRKVAEKILRKHAVIEVFLTDFLGFDKLKAHYLAHKMEHLPDEVVEAIYLKLGKPSLRYFISFVRELSIDDYNQVIPLTKTAANKCYEITHLYVELSTVLDKLSKSNCGYPCVIRVKGLGSKGVSVSTPNTEIVFTYQEGETIYVKEVSCSE; this is translated from the coding sequence GTGAGGACAAAAGACTTGAGCGAGTCTGTAGAAGACTACATACTCACGGTGTACCGTCTAGAAGTGCTTTATGGGAAGGCTAAGACTTCTCAGATTGCTAGAGAATTAGGACTGAAAGAAGGTACTGTAAGTAAAGTTTTGAAGAAATTACGAGAAAGCGAGTTTGTAGTTCTGAATAGGTATAGAGGGGTTAAGTTAAGTGAGTTAGGCAGGAAAGTAGCTGAGAAGATATTGAGGAAGCATGCAGTTATAGAAGTATTCCTCACTGACTTCCTAGGTTTTGATAAGCTTAAAGCGCACTACCTCGCGCACAAGATGGAACACTTACCTGATGAAGTTGTTGAAGCAATATACCTCAAATTAGGTAAGCCAAGTCTACGCTACTTCATATCATTCGTGAGAGAATTAAGTATAGACGATTACAACCAAGTAATACCACTTACTAAAACTGCCGCAAACAAGTGTTACGAGATAACACACTTATACGTCGAATTAAGCACTGTCTTAGATAAGCTTTCTAAATCTAATTGTGGGTACCCTTGCGTGATACGTGTTAAGGGTCTGGGTTCTAAGGGGGTTTCAGTAAGCACTCCTAATACTGAGATAGTGTTTACCTATCAAGAGGGAGAGACTATATACGTTAAGGAGGTGTCTTGTAGTGAGTGA
- a CDS encoding FeoA family protein gives MSESVSLLSGVPEGCRVRVRRVCAGRGLSTRLYQMGIVPGEEVLVKHNNRGFIILEVKGAEISLSKGVASKIEIEYLPNCL, from the coding sequence GTGAGTGAGTCCGTATCTCTTCTTTCTGGGGTGCCAGAAGGCTGTAGAGTGCGCGTGCGTAGAGTATGTGCGGGTAGGGGTCTCTCAACAAGACTTTATCAGATGGGGATAGTGCCTGGCGAGGAAGTGCTAGTTAAACATAATAACAGAGGCTTCATCATCTTAGAAGTTAAGGGAGCCGAAATAAGTCTCAGTAAGGGTGTAGCTTCAAAAATAGAAATTGAGTACTTACCTAACTGCCTTTAA
- a CDS encoding DegT/DnrJ/EryC1/StrS aminotransferase family protein, protein MIKVNAPYITDEEVQEVIKVLRSGNLAAGEYVRLFEDSFAKYLRVRHVLTVSNGTVALYLALKALGIGSGDEVAVPDFTFFATASSVVLAGGKVIPVDIDLETYNIDPDDLKKRLTEKTKAVILVHLYGQPADVDSVRDVLDGKNIFLIEDCAQSHGAEYKGFKTGSLGTVSAFSFYATKNLTMGEGGAVATNEDSIAEYVKLQRNHGQVEKYLHSVIGWNFRITDLQAALGYIQLAKLDMMNERRRAIAKIYSDELSRLEMLRLPTEKPYAKHVYHQYTVWVHGSSVRDKLSEFLRNRGVQTAVHYPHPIHMQPALREYLIMNKKLYNSVEASKHVLSLPMHPGLSDDDVLMIIKYIKEFFRDLKT, encoded by the coding sequence ATGATTAAGGTTAACGCACCCTACATAACAGATGAAGAAGTGCAGGAAGTTATTAAGGTTTTGAGGAGTGGTAACTTAGCTGCTGGAGAGTATGTTCGCCTTTTTGAAGATTCTTTCGCTAAGTACTTGAGGGTAAGACACGTTCTCACGGTGAGTAACGGTACAGTAGCTCTCTACTTAGCTCTTAAAGCTTTAGGCATCGGCTCCGGTGATGAGGTTGCAGTACCTGACTTCACATTCTTTGCGACCGCGTCATCGGTCGTGCTAGCTGGAGGTAAGGTGATTCCAGTAGATATTGACTTAGAGACTTACAACATAGACCCTGACGACTTAAAAAAGAGGCTCACAGAGAAAACTAAGGCCGTCATACTAGTACATCTCTATGGTCAACCAGCTGATGTAGACTCAGTGAGAGATGTTCTGGATGGCAAGAATATCTTCTTGATTGAGGACTGTGCACAATCACACGGAGCTGAGTACAAGGGGTTCAAGACAGGGTCTTTAGGCACTGTATCAGCTTTCAGCTTCTACGCTACTAAGAACCTGACTATGGGTGAAGGAGGTGCTGTAGCAACTAACGAAGACAGCATAGCTGAGTATGTCAAGCTTCAGAGAAATCACGGACAAGTAGAGAAATACCTTCACTCAGTGATCGGGTGGAACTTCAGGATAACAGACCTTCAAGCAGCTCTAGGGTATATCCAACTAGCTAAACTAGATATGATGAATGAGAGGAGACGTGCTATAGCCAAGATATACAGCGATGAACTCTCAAGACTTGAGATGCTGAGGCTTCCTACAGAAAAGCCTTACGCTAAACACGTTTATCATCAGTACACGGTATGGGTCCACGGCAGTAGTGTTAGAGATAAGTTGAGTGAGTTCCTCAGGAATAGAGGAGTGCAGACAGCGGTTCACTACCCTCATCCCATACATATGCAGCCAGCTCTGAGAGAGTATCTGATCATGAATAAGAAGCTGTATAACTCTGTAGAAGCGTCTAAGCACGTCCTCTCACTCCCGATGCATCCGGGCTTGAGTGACGACGATGTCTTGATGATTATCAAATATATTAAGGAATTCTTTAGAGATCTTAAAACTTAG